One window of Desulfobacca acetoxidans DSM 11109 genomic DNA carries:
- a CDS encoding aminotransferase class I/II-fold pyridoxal phosphate-dependent enzyme gives MLLCFPNHQRFIRLFCEILASYLAIPPERVFLFASGRMGLYTLLKSLALQPDDEVIVPGYTCVVVTNAIKYAGLKIRYIDIQSETLNLDTKLLLESITPKTKVIVVSHNFGIVYEDIPLIKQKFPHIIVVEDAAHALGSRFKNGRKTGTEGDAAFFSFEYSKPITTGLGGALIVNNAQLHPAIEELYNRFGFPPRFATVKVLITLFVQLLTSYRYTVCLRGLMIQGIKLLALLATTSKAEIQGAMPHHYPSRLAPHLALLGFLQMQEIEAISCRKAAIAGVYHKMCQEISGVYDIYNAEYVYVRYPVIFSETADQSRIDEIGFLVKIKTGIALGEWFNDVVHPKGSYRYDYKDYSCKIGEIMAQRIINFPINIHTTIDTQTTRKLISIFNDFLLTG, from the coding sequence ATGTTGCTTTGTTTTCCAAATCATCAAAGGTTCATCCGGCTATTTTGCGAAATCCTGGCCTCATACCTTGCTATACCTCCTGAGAGGGTTTTTCTCTTCGCCTCCGGTCGAATGGGACTATATACTCTCTTAAAATCATTAGCCTTACAACCTGATGACGAAGTTATCGTCCCTGGGTACACTTGCGTCGTTGTGACAAATGCCATCAAATACGCCGGTTTGAAAATACGGTATATTGATATTCAGTCTGAGACCTTAAATCTCGATACCAAACTATTACTCGAAAGCATTACTCCTAAAACTAAGGTCATTGTGGTCAGTCATAATTTTGGTATTGTTTATGAAGATATTCCTCTTATAAAGCAAAAATTTCCACATATAATAGTGGTTGAAGATGCTGCCCATGCCCTAGGTTCCCGCTTTAAAAATGGGCGGAAAACTGGAACCGAAGGGGATGCGGCTTTTTTCAGTTTTGAATACTCCAAACCCATCACTACCGGCTTGGGAGGCGCATTGATTGTGAACAACGCCCAACTTCATCCAGCAATCGAAGAACTGTATAATAGATTTGGCTTCCCGCCGCGATTCGCCACTGTAAAGGTACTTATCACGCTTTTCGTACAGCTGTTAACCTCATACCGCTACACAGTCTGTCTCCGTGGATTGATGATCCAGGGTATTAAACTATTAGCGCTGTTGGCAACTACTTCAAAGGCGGAAATTCAAGGAGCAATGCCCCACCACTATCCCTCCAGGTTGGCCCCCCATCTGGCACTATTAGGTTTTCTGCAAATGCAGGAGATAGAAGCCATCAGTTGCCGGAAAGCCGCCATTGCGGGTGTTTATCACAAGATGTGTCAGGAAATATCCGGAGTCTATGATATTTATAACGCCGAATACGTCTACGTACGCTATCCGGTCATTTTTTCTGAAACGGCAGACCAGAGCCGAATCGATGAGATAGGATTTCTGGTTAAGATAAAAACAGGTATTGCTTTAGGTGAATGGTTCAATGATGTCGTGCATCCCAAAGGGAGCTATCGATACGATTACAAAGATTATTCCTGTAAGATTGGTGAAATAATGGCTCAACGGATCATCAATTTCCCGATAAATATTCATACCACCATTGATACCCAAACAACGAGGAAGCTAATATCAATATTCAATGATTTTTTATTAACAGGATAA
- the wecB gene encoding non-hydrolyzing UDP-N-acetylglucosamine 2-epimerase: MADNGKKIYVLHIVGARPNFMKAAPVMRALARYPELSQKLVHTGQHYDANMSEIFFRQLGLPAPDFNLEVGSGSHAWQTAQIMMRFEEIVLQERPNLVLVYGDVNSTVAAALVCAKLGIPVGHVEAGLRSFDRTMPEEINRLITDQIADLLFTPSQDGNDNLIGEGVAPEKIHLVGNVMIDTLVHLLPSVNGRCRQELHLEPKKFALVTLHRPSNVDDRERFAAILKTLDTISRNLTCVFPVHPRTRARLQEWDLAIPDESRLRLLEPLGYLDFLGLMQEAALVITDSGGIQEETTFLGIPCLTLRKNTERPITVGVGTNILVGEDLEHLENETQAILNGTGKTGGVPPLWDGKAGERIAEIVCEYL, translated from the coding sequence TTGGCCGATAACGGTAAAAAAATTTATGTCCTCCATATCGTGGGCGCCCGGCCCAACTTCATGAAAGCCGCGCCGGTGATGCGGGCCCTGGCTAGATACCCAGAATTATCGCAAAAGTTGGTACACACCGGCCAACACTACGATGCCAATATGTCGGAAATTTTCTTCCGGCAATTAGGCCTGCCCGCCCCCGATTTTAATCTGGAGGTGGGCTCCGGCTCCCACGCCTGGCAAACTGCCCAGATCATGATGCGTTTTGAGGAGATCGTGCTTCAGGAACGGCCTAACCTGGTACTGGTCTATGGCGACGTCAATTCCACCGTGGCCGCCGCCCTGGTCTGTGCCAAATTGGGGATACCGGTAGGGCACGTCGAAGCCGGGTTGCGCTCTTTTGACCGGACTATGCCTGAGGAGATCAACCGGCTGATTACAGATCAGATAGCCGACCTGTTGTTTACCCCTTCCCAGGATGGCAATGATAATTTAATCGGGGAAGGTGTAGCGCCGGAGAAAATTCACTTGGTGGGCAATGTCATGATCGACACCCTGGTGCACCTGCTCCCCTCTGTGAATGGCCGCTGCCGCCAGGAGCTGCATCTGGAACCCAAAAAGTTTGCCCTGGTGACCCTGCACCGGCCGTCCAACGTCGACGACCGGGAGCGCTTCGCCGCCATCCTGAAAACCCTGGATACCATCAGCCGCAACCTGACCTGCGTTTTCCCGGTCCACCCCCGCACCCGGGCCCGGCTGCAGGAATGGGACCTCGCTATTCCCGATGAGAGCCGCCTTCGCCTCCTGGAGCCTCTGGGTTACCTGGATTTTTTGGGTCTGATGCAGGAGGCCGCCCTCGTGATCACCGATTCCGGGGGGATTCAGGAAGAAACGACCTTTTTGGGCATCCCCTGCCTGACCTTGAGGAAAAATACCGAAAGGCCGATAACGGTGGGGGTAGGGACGAATATATTGGTGGGAGAAGATTTGGAACACCTGGAAAATGAAACTCAGGCTATTCTTAACGGAACCGGTAAAACGGGAGGAGTCCCCCCCCTGTGGGATGGCAAGGCGGGGGAGAGGATTGCTGAGATTGTTTGTGAATACTTATGA
- a CDS encoding acyltransferase has product MGDQSHLAPYSYLLIENNILRLGNKVAVGPFCGFFCHSNYFSEPGIPFCDSYVDGNILIGSNIFIGAQCIILPDTHIEDNVIVGANSLVKGTLENGHLYAGIPVKKIKRII; this is encoded by the coding sequence ATGGGGGATCAATCTCATCTTGCCCCTTACTCCTATCTCCTGATAGAGAATAACATCCTGCGACTTGGCAATAAGGTCGCTGTCGGCCCCTTCTGTGGTTTTTTTTGCCACTCCAACTATTTTTCAGAGCCCGGAATTCCATTCTGCGACAGTTACGTGGACGGCAATATACTCATAGGTTCTAATATCTTCATAGGTGCTCAGTGCATTATCCTTCCAGATACGCATATTGAAGATAATGTAATCGTGGGTGCTAATTCTCTGGTAAAGGGAACTTTGGAGAACGGCCACCTGTACGCTGGCATACCTGTTAAGAAGATCAAGAGAATAATATAA
- a CDS encoding glycosyltransferase family 4 protein — MKIIIKGTPHFVSTISEALKINYPEHEYIVIYSGETIKERIRMLFKYIYNIINADIIYIIWGKCYNRPDIKLALLLKKRVYMHWIGSDVITAKYNFNKNYYRNYNINNIYHLCETPWIQRELREIGIIADIVNLFSYDRINNIDNTLPDRFSILSYAAKGKELFYGLDKLIRLAKDFPEIEIRITNISDYDDDLPDNIKLLGRVPDIIQQYQDCVLYLRLIEHDGLSFSVLEALAHGRYVGYTYKFNNTIYIDSYITLRNVVNNLFLNFKNNTLAINQEGIDFIKLRFSSKVVSKHLIDRFMK, encoded by the coding sequence ATGAAGATAATTATTAAAGGAACACCTCATTTTGTTAGCACAATTTCAGAAGCTTTAAAAATTAATTATCCAGAACACGAATATATTGTGATATATTCTGGAGAGACAATTAAAGAAAGAATACGTATGTTATTTAAATATATTTATAACATTATTAATGCAGATATTATTTATATTATATGGGGAAAATGTTATAATCGACCAGATATAAAATTAGCTTTGTTATTAAAAAAGAGGGTATATATGCATTGGATTGGCAGTGATGTAATCACTGCCAAATATAATTTTAATAAAAATTATTATAGAAATTATAATATTAATAATATTTATCACTTATGCGAAACGCCATGGATTCAACGGGAACTAAGAGAGATTGGCATTATAGCCGATATTGTAAATTTATTCTCTTATGACCGTATTAATAATATTGATAATACACTTCCTGATCGATTTTCCATATTATCTTATGCTGCTAAGGGAAAAGAATTATTTTATGGGCTTGATAAATTAATCCGATTAGCTAAAGATTTCCCGGAGATCGAAATAAGGATTACAAATATATCGGATTATGACGATGATTTGCCAGATAATATTAAATTATTGGGCCGGGTTCCAGACATAATACAACAATATCAGGATTGTGTTTTATATCTACGCTTGATTGAACATGATGGACTATCTTTTTCTGTCCTTGAAGCCCTGGCACACGGCAGGTACGTAGGATACACTTATAAATTCAATAATACAATCTATATCGATAGTTATATCACATTAAGAAATGTAGTTAACAATTTATTTTTAAATTTTAAGAATAATACGTTAGCTATAAATCAAGAAGGGATTGATTTTATCAAATTGAGATTTAGTAGCAAGGTTGTATCGAAACATTTAATTGATAGATTTATGAAATAG
- a CDS encoding O-antigen ligase family protein — MALYILLIFALLRPITIGIVQYIPFILELFAVTFSLLFIIIICANLRNIKYDNIDIIIFIYYFYCGLSILWGSSYREVCRFILPILLFYVVRITITDRNAIKALLTSFILGYSFLILGSTFLIISGRSESIIVYHSGIERFQGMASGQHALAHSMFIFSIIYALFKIYYINISKILEYILLLLLICSIYCLYKTFTRTALLGLIIFWMILFFGCNKKLFVSLILGALIISFFNYEKIHQVIWQVEPDIGHSENIDHASSGRLTLWSHNLYIFSQLTIVEKMLGIGIGNEGTQIEELQNITAFSHNDYLTLLMTTGIIGLLLYLLIIYNFIIHVTTLYLEYKVKYIFISFFVSVCIMNFFSNSYINRFELGQLFYLFMGLAYQLQSENFQNIR; from the coding sequence ATGGCATTATATATATTGTTAATATTTGCACTATTACGTCCTATTACAATAGGAATTGTACAATATATACCATTTATTCTAGAATTGTTTGCCGTAACATTTTCATTGTTATTTATTATTATTATTTGTGCGAACTTAAGAAATATTAAATATGATAATATCGATATTATTATTTTTATATATTATTTTTATTGCGGCCTGAGTATTTTGTGGGGATCCAGTTATAGAGAAGTATGTAGATTTATTTTACCAATATTGCTTTTTTATGTAGTTAGAATCACTATCACAGATAGAAATGCTATTAAAGCTTTGTTAACGAGTTTTATTTTAGGATATAGCTTTTTAATATTAGGAAGCACCTTTTTAATAATATCCGGTAGGTCTGAAAGCATTATAGTCTATCATTCTGGTATAGAAAGATTTCAAGGAATGGCATCAGGGCAGCACGCACTGGCACATTCAATGTTTATTTTTTCGATTATTTATGCACTATTCAAAATATACTATATTAATATATCAAAAATCTTAGAATATATTTTATTATTATTGCTTATTTGTTCCATTTATTGTTTGTACAAGACCTTTACTAGGACAGCTCTCTTAGGTTTAATAATATTTTGGATGATTTTATTTTTCGGTTGCAATAAAAAATTATTTGTAAGTCTTATATTGGGCGCTCTAATTATTTCATTTTTCAATTATGAAAAAATACATCAAGTTATTTGGCAAGTAGAACCAGATATTGGACATTCCGAGAATATTGATCATGCTAGCAGTGGAAGATTAACTCTATGGAGTCATAATTTATATATTTTTTCCCAATTAACAATTGTTGAAAAGATGCTAGGAATAGGAATAGGCAACGAAGGAACACAAATAGAAGAATTACAGAATATAACTGCTTTCTCTCATAATGATTATTTAACATTATTAATGACAACCGGAATTATTGGGTTATTGTTATATTTACTTATAATATATAATTTTATTATTCACGTAACTACATTATACTTAGAGTATAAGGTAAAATATATATTTATAAGTTTTTTTGTATCCGTTTGTATTATGAATTTTTTTAGCAATAGTTACATTAATCGATTTGAATTAGGGCAATTATTTTATTTATTTATGGGATTAGCTTATCAACTGCAAAGCGAAAACTTCCAAAATATTAGGTAA
- a CDS encoding glycosyltransferase, producing the protein MKKVLILSYFFPPRPGMGSMRFYGISKYLPRFGWEPIIITAKLPSHHSHDVKVIETKYFDINKLFKSICGFDHKMGIFDQLHGTQYKKKGNWFIIINKLIKLSQDILNFPDEHIGWYTYALKAASDLILSDNINAIISTSYPVTAHLVANKLKSKYNIPWIADYRDLWSQNIYKNKLLLLKYIETILEYNTIQKADYLVTVDSDVGRLKSLHKDKNIYHITNGYDPDELSISPFFESNKFTITYTGGTLYYGKRDPSMLFQAINEMINDDIIDRLNIELLFYCPKEIWLINKIKEYNLNDIVTLKGYIPRSDVLREQRRAHLLLLMQWNHPSERSAYSGKLFEYLAARRPIIAFGPGGIVNKLIYDTEAGHYVNNLIELKKYISAYYKEYLQTGEVKYKGNQNIYKYNYYSIAKLYASLLDNLITTTG; encoded by the coding sequence ATGAAAAAAGTATTAATATTATCATATTTTTTCCCACCCCGACCTGGGATGGGATCTATGAGATTTTATGGAATTTCAAAATATTTGCCTCGGTTTGGATGGGAACCAATAATAATTACCGCTAAATTACCAAGTCATCATTCTCACGATGTGAAAGTAATTGAAACGAAATATTTTGATATAAATAAATTATTCAAATCAATATGTGGATTCGATCATAAAATGGGGATATTTGATCAATTACATGGAACGCAATATAAAAAGAAGGGAAATTGGTTCATTATAATAAATAAATTAATTAAATTATCTCAAGACATTTTAAACTTCCCGGACGAACATATCGGTTGGTATACATATGCACTTAAAGCTGCATCTGATCTAATTCTCAGTGATAATATAAATGCTATAATAAGTACCTCGTATCCAGTAACAGCACATTTAGTCGCAAATAAACTCAAATCAAAATATAACATACCTTGGATCGCAGATTATCGAGACTTATGGAGTCAAAATATCTATAAGAATAAATTATTATTATTAAAATATATTGAGACTATCTTAGAATATAATACTATTCAAAAAGCTGATTATTTGGTTACTGTTGATTCAGATGTGGGCAGATTAAAGTCGTTACATAAAGATAAAAATATATATCATATTACAAATGGATATGATCCTGATGAATTATCTATATCTCCATTTTTTGAGTCTAATAAATTTACAATTACTTATACTGGAGGAACACTATATTATGGGAAAAGAGATCCATCTATGCTTTTTCAAGCAATTAATGAAATGATTAACGATGATATAATAGATCGTTTGAACATTGAATTACTATTTTATTGTCCGAAAGAAATATGGCTTATAAACAAAATTAAAGAATATAATTTAAACGATATTGTTACCTTAAAGGGATATATACCAAGATCAGACGTATTAAGAGAACAGAGGAGAGCACATTTATTATTATTGATGCAATGGAATCATCCTTCTGAAAGGTCAGCTTATTCTGGTAAGTTATTTGAATACTTAGCAGCTCGGAGACCGATAATTGCCTTTGGGCCAGGAGGAATTGTTAACAAGCTAATTTATGATACAGAAGCTGGTCATTATGTAAATAACTTAATCGAGTTAAAAAAATATATTTCAGCGTATTATAAGGAATATTTGCAGACCGGTGAAGTCAAATATAAAGGAAATCAGAATATCTATAAATATAATTACTATTCCATCGCTAAGTTATATGCCAGCTTATTAGATAATCTTATTACAACAACTGGTTAA
- a CDS encoding lipopolysaccharide biosynthesis protein, with the protein MALTILPPKGSFIRNVFTLMTGTVVAQAIPIMASPILTRLYNPEEFGSLALFSAVASMIGVIATGRYELAIMLPQEEEEAINLVGLSLAITLCLSTITFLVVAAFNREIANLLGNPNFSIWLFAIPVTVFLTGLQNTFNYWFNRKKRYAKLSLCRITQSSVNVSANIGMGVAGWQKSGLIGGLLIGQSFSTAYLVWQAWRRDRSKSRLVNKSLMAKTARTYKDFPTINSLHAFSDMLQNNGVIFLLSSFFGPSILGFYFLSVRILKTPLMFIGSSVAQVFYQKATETFNAGGNLQGLVKKTMFSLMAIAFPIFLLILFLAPYLFSHIFGKEWREAGFYSQILAPWFFLNFIFSPITQIPIIVNRQKMGFMITSIGNLLILISIFYGGFIAKDIYLGLYLLSTILSVYMICFAFWLYKAAGQVSKIIP; encoded by the coding sequence ATGGCGCTAACGATCCTACCCCCTAAGGGTAGCTTTATAAGAAATGTATTTACCCTTATGACCGGGACAGTGGTGGCACAGGCTATTCCCATCATGGCTTCGCCGATCCTCACACGTCTTTATAACCCAGAAGAATTTGGCAGTTTGGCCCTGTTTTCCGCTGTTGCTTCAATGATCGGAGTTATCGCCACCGGCCGCTATGAGCTTGCAATTATGTTGCCCCAGGAGGAAGAGGAGGCTATAAACCTGGTGGGGTTGTCCCTCGCCATCACTCTTTGTTTGAGTACCATTACTTTTTTGGTTGTCGCCGCATTTAATCGGGAAATTGCCAATCTTTTGGGCAACCCGAACTTTTCAATTTGGCTGTTTGCCATTCCGGTTACAGTATTCTTGACCGGTTTGCAAAACACCTTTAATTATTGGTTTAACCGCAAAAAACGCTATGCCAAGCTGTCACTATGCAGAATAACCCAATCCTCGGTAAACGTGTCTGCTAATATCGGGATGGGCGTGGCAGGATGGCAGAAAAGCGGTCTCATCGGGGGGTTGTTAATTGGTCAAAGTTTCTCAACCGCTTATTTAGTTTGGCAGGCCTGGCGGAGGGATCGCAGCAAAAGCAGATTGGTAAATAAATCTTTAATGGCTAAGACTGCCAGAACTTATAAAGATTTTCCCACCATAAATTCTCTGCACGCCTTTTCTGATATGTTGCAGAACAACGGTGTTATTTTTTTACTTTCTTCTTTCTTCGGGCCATCGATCCTGGGTTTTTATTTTTTATCTGTGCGTATATTGAAGACCCCTTTGATGTTCATCGGGTCCTCTGTAGCCCAGGTATTTTATCAAAAGGCCACCGAAACATTTAACGCTGGGGGCAACCTCCAAGGCTTGGTAAAAAAAACAATGTTCTCACTAATGGCTATTGCTTTCCCGATATTTCTCCTCATTCTCTTCTTGGCCCCATATCTGTTCTCGCACATTTTTGGGAAAGAGTGGAGGGAGGCTGGATTCTACTCTCAGATTCTTGCTCCTTGGTTTTTTTTAAACTTTATTTTTTCTCCAATTACACAAATTCCCATAATTGTTAATAGACAAAAGATGGGGTTTATGATTACATCTATCGGTAATTTATTAATATTGATTTCAATTTTTTATGGAGGTTTCATTGCCAAGGATATCTATCTGGGGCTCTATCTTCTCTCAACAATTCTCTCGGTTTATATGATCTGTTTTGCTTTCTGGTTATATAAGGCCGCCGGCCAGGTTTCCAAAATAATTCCATGA